Genomic window (Methylocystis sp. ATCC 49242):
GCATCGCCTGTTCACGCAAATCGAGCGCATCATGAAAATCAACGAACTCACCGTCATCACCGACGATGTGGTCGAAGCCGCCCGCAGCACCCTCGTCGTCGGACTCGCCTGAGCCGCACTACGGGGACGCCAGCATATCGAGCACCGGACATGAAGGAGCGGCGTCGCCGGAACAGCGGGCGACAGTCTCAACCAGAATACATTCGAGCTTGGCGAGATCAACGAGCTTCGCCCGCACCTCGTCAAGGTGCGTTCGCGCGATCTCTCTCACCTCGGCGCACGACGCACGAGACGGCTCGGCGAGAGCCAAGAGCGCGCGGATTTGCTCGATGCTGAATCCAAGCTCGCGGGCGCGACGGATAAAGGATAGTCTTCGGACGTGCGGCTGTTCGTAAGCTCGAT
Coding sequences:
- a CDS encoding helix-turn-helix domain-containing protein, whose protein sequence is MQPLTIGRLAAAAGVNLETVRYYERIGLMSPPGRTASGHRAYEQPHVRRLSFIRRARELGFSIEQIRALLALAEPSRASCAEVREIARTHLDEVRAKLVDLAKLECILVETVARCSGDAAPSCPVLDMLASP